A window of the Halomarina salina genome harbors these coding sequences:
- a CDS encoding primase-associated protein, with protein sequence MSRDTPTNDEYTAYRVAALPRDKGELQLTQLFERGYQRWTVDGEQQTEKMLTDIERFTTDAFAPSTREEAAERPYVDDPGALAVLSTLGAVCIMDHPKLEDTPPRHLALLGNLRELYVNNIASLVREYDDWSLHQEIAETLYAKDPGEDGVHPGRVCTDITERPKFGKGYYLEIPLVAASRKCLARADGDENQQGEIQAHIADNHLYVPVSDFMEKYREYAEDAFGRLLAVQEETLTAEQRSWLTANETAITDRIDRFFQAGQTHRVWENWSRKKRDLLTIINAVSAADDDVAQLGETQTARDLYEAVEIYEPERTWERRVCESISSPRSLGTVLSRNRDHASVTVENARLNRYTLSEYSDGAQPLHVDKLENLFELPCMAAMDERLQEKKPVRKDLFNLVRLAWWLPQYRDASTEEFISDVKDLFSRWPWYDDEVTEYQIRYELDNDIGGEIPLPMNCGNDDMQRYCIGRDQCPYSIYGSLPFPDEMYEQIDDQGASPSQ encoded by the coding sequence ATGAGCCGAGACACGCCCACAAACGACGAGTACACGGCGTATCGAGTTGCAGCACTCCCACGAGACAAGGGCGAGTTACAGCTCACACAGCTGTTCGAACGCGGGTATCAGCGGTGGACGGTCGATGGCGAGCAGCAAACAGAGAAGATGCTCACAGACATCGAGCGGTTCACTACCGACGCGTTCGCACCGAGCACTCGGGAGGAAGCAGCCGAGCGCCCCTATGTCGACGATCCGGGGGCACTGGCCGTCTTGAGCACTCTTGGCGCGGTCTGTATCATGGACCATCCGAAACTCGAAGATACGCCACCCCGTCATCTCGCGCTCCTCGGTAATCTCCGCGAACTCTACGTCAACAATATCGCCTCACTCGTTCGCGAGTACGATGACTGGTCGCTCCACCAGGAGATCGCCGAAACCCTCTACGCAAAAGATCCCGGCGAGGACGGTGTCCATCCGGGGCGAGTCTGTACGGACATCACCGAACGCCCCAAGTTCGGTAAGGGGTACTACCTCGAGATCCCGCTCGTCGCCGCCTCACGAAAGTGCCTCGCTCGTGCGGATGGGGATGAGAACCAGCAGGGTGAGATCCAGGCCCACATCGCGGACAACCACCTGTACGTTCCTGTCTCGGATTTTATGGAAAAGTACCGCGAGTACGCCGAAGACGCCTTTGGACGCCTGCTCGCGGTCCAAGAGGAGACGCTGACGGCGGAACAGCGGAGCTGGCTCACCGCGAACGAAACGGCGATCACTGACCGCATCGACCGGTTCTTCCAGGCCGGACAGACCCACCGTGTGTGGGAGAACTGGAGTCGGAAGAAGCGTGACCTCCTGACGATCATCAACGCTGTCTCCGCTGCTGACGACGATGTTGCCCAACTCGGTGAGACGCAGACTGCACGCGACCTCTATGAGGCGGTTGAGATATACGAGCCGGAGCGAACATGGGAGCGAAGAGTCTGTGAGTCCATCTCCTCGCCGCGAAGTCTCGGCACAGTTCTCTCGCGGAACCGCGATCACGCGAGTGTCACCGTCGAGAACGCGCGCTTGAATCGGTATACACTCTCCGAATACAGCGACGGTGCACAACCCCTCCACGTCGACAAGCTCGAAAATCTGTTCGAGCTGCCCTGTATGGCGGCGATGGACGAGCGCCTGCAGGAGAAGAAACCCGTCCGGAAGGACCTGTTCAACCTGGTGCGATTGGCGTGGTGGCTTCCCCAGTACCGGGACGCGAGTACGGAGGAATTCATCAGCGACGTGAAAGACTTGTTCTCGCGGTGGCCCTGGTACGACGACGAGGTGACTGAGTACCAGATCCGGTACGAACTCGACAACGACATCGGCGGCGAAATCCCCCTCCCGATGAATTGTGGGAATGATGATATGCAGCGGTACTGCATTGGGCGCGACCAGTGCCCGTACTCGATCTATGGGAGCCTCCCCTTCCCCGACGAGATGTACGAGCAGATCGATGACCAAGGAGCGTCTCCTTCACAGTAA
- a CDS encoding DNA primase encodes MTGEWREATLEELHTYYTETFPNQLDALPSFLTASGPKQYAIAFREAYPIRKQNAPNRSFIRRDTWQTSDSGERTVQQFGSVDDLVEFFQYPARYDPAQGSNYALADPDLLERPEPRPDAVYYALDHWERPWVLAVDIDAKDIAAQRASSDSSDGKADDVGTEQLRATGILDSPPEAYPYTFDDIEQALEYGFAVRDIFEDDFAADETMVVYSGQGCHVYLLDADRQHHYDEQSREVINDLLLDEYEIPIDPVVTADRRRVMRLPYSIHADVSRVVQPIDDPGFDFRTEATPEFLQS; translated from the coding sequence ATGACTGGGGAATGGCGAGAAGCAACTCTCGAGGAACTGCACACCTACTACACAGAAACGTTTCCGAACCAACTTGACGCCCTCCCGTCATTCCTCACAGCCAGTGGCCCGAAGCAGTACGCTATCGCCTTCCGCGAAGCATACCCAATCCGAAAGCAGAACGCTCCCAATCGGTCGTTTATCCGCCGCGATACCTGGCAGACCAGCGACTCCGGCGAACGAACCGTCCAGCAGTTCGGCTCAGTGGACGACCTCGTCGAATTCTTCCAGTACCCAGCACGCTACGACCCCGCTCAAGGGAGTAACTACGCGCTCGCAGACCCGGATCTCCTAGAACGACCAGAACCACGCCCTGACGCAGTCTACTACGCGCTCGATCACTGGGAGCGACCATGGGTCCTCGCGGTCGATATCGACGCGAAGGACATCGCCGCACAGCGCGCTTCCAGTGATTCAAGCGATGGGAAAGCCGACGATGTCGGGACTGAGCAGCTTCGTGCCACAGGTATCCTTGACAGCCCGCCTGAGGCATATCCCTACACGTTCGACGATATCGAGCAGGCCCTTGAGTACGGATTTGCCGTCCGGGACATCTTCGAGGACGACTTCGCGGCCGACGAGACGATGGTCGTCTACTCGGGGCAGGGCTGTCACGTCTACTTGCTCGATGCGGATCGCCAACACCACTACGACGAGCAAAGTCGCGAAGTGATCAACGATCTGCTCCTCGACGAGTACGAGATTCCTATCGATCCGGTCGTCACCGCCGACCGGCGTCGGGTGATGCGGCTGCCGTACTCGATACACGCCGACGTCTCGCGTGTCGTCCAGCCCATCGACGATCCGGGATTCGATTTCCGGACTGAAGCGACGCCCGAGTTCCTCCAATCATGA
- a CDS encoding VirB4 family type IV secretion system protein, with protein MAGRFDRLRSWLPVGSSEPSIDDIDDETFDRAAEILEANGDDLTKENIREQAEYLLEVEDVDEGELRLGIVQDETEQSLADRDVIAPRQLQEVSNLFESGYMVRNDQFVRILTIHGYPERVPLGWLENLYTTNDHVRVTQHIQPRDTGSVLRKLQKRLTQLRARLHKKHEKNQTNTHEAEADRDMVKDLIWDIILGETKLFDFAIYIEIIADTEQELGDATERVVETLGAANAKAVTLDKRQIESQDALAPLGDDPIKATQLMQETAVGTMFPFIEPAVADPEGVFYGFDGTNTPVLLDRYRLSSYSKAIAGKMGSGKTFAEKHEMYHRLMMDPEIEMLVLDPLGDFIDFANDLGGQVIRFGGQNTVNPLEIRRGIDDVADDPFKKKFRSVMELFRTHFSAVADQSLSKEQEGILRRAVRLAYLKYGITPDPVTHENTSPTMQDVLDILHALTDGDQPSEFIELHEDANEERVRPEIEQLELRFKEADEKYAYQLLLGLEAFQHGGENDNLNGRTNVELDNRLVVIDMSMFADTGQAPLFMHVMFDWIYQRAQSSDRRTQVTIDEAHYLLRRAATTDMIDLFIRHSRHFNTAITLISQTVDEFIAKSDKKSEEAVEKARNVYNLCDIKQIFHHESVSDAMIDFHGLTPSEQNFIATAQTGEDGGYSECLLAVNDWTKSLALHVNDYEIHVLDDDLDPWEYLVDQRYIDAGDVKYLAGEGRVDDYDIPDSLLDEAGVPTAPQGR; from the coding sequence ATGGCGGGGCGATTCGACCGCCTTCGCTCGTGGCTTCCCGTGGGGAGTAGTGAGCCGAGCATCGACGACATCGACGACGAGACGTTCGACCGCGCTGCGGAGATCCTCGAAGCGAATGGGGACGACCTCACGAAGGAGAACATCCGTGAACAAGCCGAGTATCTGCTCGAGGTCGAGGACGTCGACGAGGGTGAACTCCGGCTCGGCATCGTGCAGGACGAGACCGAACAGTCGCTTGCTGACCGAGATGTCATTGCTCCGCGCCAGCTTCAGGAGGTGTCGAACCTCTTCGAGTCGGGATATATGGTTCGCAATGACCAGTTCGTCCGCATCCTGACTATCCACGGCTATCCCGAGCGCGTTCCCCTCGGGTGGCTCGAGAACCTTTATACGACGAACGACCACGTCCGCGTTACCCAACACATCCAGCCCCGCGATACTGGGTCAGTGCTCCGCAAACTCCAGAAACGCCTCACACAGCTGCGAGCCCGTCTCCACAAGAAACACGAGAAGAACCAGACCAACACCCATGAGGCTGAGGCCGACCGCGACATGGTCAAAGACCTCATCTGGGATATCATCCTCGGGGAGACGAAGCTCTTCGACTTCGCGATCTACATCGAAATCATCGCCGACACCGAGCAGGAACTCGGTGACGCCACCGAACGCGTCGTCGAAACGCTTGGCGCCGCGAATGCCAAAGCCGTCACGCTCGACAAACGCCAGATCGAATCACAGGACGCACTCGCGCCGCTAGGCGACGACCCGATCAAGGCCACCCAACTCATGCAGGAGACTGCTGTCGGGACGATGTTCCCGTTCATCGAGCCCGCTGTGGCTGACCCGGAAGGCGTCTTCTACGGATTCGACGGGACAAACACGCCCGTTTTGCTTGACCGCTACCGGCTCTCATCGTACTCGAAGGCGATTGCCGGAAAGATGGGGTCAGGGAAGACGTTCGCCGAGAAGCATGAGATGTACCATCGCCTGATGATGGATCCCGAGATCGAGATGCTCGTCCTCGATCCACTCGGGGACTTTATCGACTTCGCGAACGACCTCGGTGGACAAGTCATCCGCTTCGGCGGCCAGAACACGGTAAATCCGCTCGAGATTCGCCGTGGCATCGACGACGTCGCTGATGACCCGTTCAAGAAGAAGTTCCGGTCGGTGATGGAGCTGTTCCGCACGCACTTCTCGGCCGTCGCCGACCAGTCGCTGAGCAAGGAACAGGAGGGAATTCTTCGGCGAGCCGTCCGTCTCGCCTATCTCAAGTACGGAATTACCCCCGACCCGGTGACGCACGAAAACACGAGTCCGACGATGCAGGACGTCCTCGACATCCTCCACGCGCTCACGGACGGCGACCAACCGTCGGAGTTCATAGAACTGCACGAGGATGCAAACGAGGAGCGCGTTCGGCCGGAAATCGAACAGCTAGAGCTGCGGTTCAAAGAGGCCGACGAGAAGTACGCCTACCAGCTCCTCCTCGGTCTCGAAGCGTTCCAGCACGGTGGCGAGAACGACAATCTGAACGGGCGAACCAACGTCGAACTCGACAATCGCCTCGTCGTCATCGACATGTCAATGTTCGCCGATACCGGGCAAGCACCGCTGTTTATGCACGTCATGTTCGACTGGATCTACCAGCGTGCCCAGAGCAGTGACCGACGGACACAGGTCACCATCGACGAGGCCCACTACCTCCTACGGCGGGCGGCGACGACGGACATGATCGACCTGTTCATCCGGCACAGCCGCCACTTCAACACGGCGATCACACTCATCTCGCAGACGGTCGACGAGTTCATCGCGAAGTCGGACAAGAAGTCCGAGGAGGCCGTGGAAAAGGCACGGAACGTCTACAACCTCTGTGACATCAAGCAGATCTTCCACCACGAGTCGGTCAGCGACGCCATGATCGACTTCCACGGGCTCACACCCTCCGAGCAGAACTTCATCGCGACCGCCCAGACCGGCGAAGACGGCGGCTACTCGGAGTGTTTACTCGCCGTCAACGACTGGACGAAATCACTCGCGCTCCACGTGAACGACTACGAGATCCACGTCCTCGACGACGATCTCGACCCCTGGGAGTATCTCGTCGACCAGCGGTACATCGACGCGGGCGACGTCAAGTATCTCGCTGGGGAGGGGCGTGTCGACGACTACGACATCCCGGACTCGCTGCTCGATGAGGCCGGTGTCCCGACAGCGCCGCAAGGCCGATGA